One Euphorbia lathyris chromosome 1, ddEupLath1.1, whole genome shotgun sequence DNA segment encodes these proteins:
- the LOC136228777 gene encoding conserved oligomeric Golgi complex subunit 2, producing MVDSVPTPPPRSATDFFSDPLDSHPLWFKPNLFLSPTFDSESYISELRTFVPFDTLRSELQAHLSSLNHELIDLINRDYADFVNLSTKLVDVDAAVVRMRAPLLELREKIEGFRGSVDSSLVALRNGLQQRSEAAAAREVLELLLDTFHVVSKVEKLIKELPSVPADWSNGDLSSNMKNAMSNDTSLQSIENGSNIRETQSMLLERIASEMNRLKFYIAHTQNLPFIENMEKRIQSASLLLDASLGHCFVDGLEHRDENAIYNCLRAYAAIDNTKSAEEIFRTTIVAPLIQKIISQGSSGMVSAASGDGLADDYRQFKQCIVKDCKFLLEISSTENSGLHVFDFLANSILKEVLSAIQKGKPGAFSPGRPTEFLMNYNSSLDFLAHLEGYCSSRSAVAKFRAEPVYVEFMKQWNVGVYFSLRFQEIAGALDSALAASSLVPVQNSESAQGNLGGLTLKQSATLLESLRSCWREDVLILSCSDKFLRLSLQLLARYSNWLSSGLAARKSNSSRSNSGFEWAVSAAPDDFIYVIHDLTCLATEVCGDYLDHVLQLLSSCSGDILGLVKQSILQGGKSLNDLAPLAINAIVEALVEKAVEDLRQVKGITATYRMTNKPLPVRHSPYVTGVLRPLKAFLEGERATAYLTKETSNALLLGAATEITGRYYELAAELVSVARKTESSLQRIRQGAQRRAGASSDVSDHSFSDTDKICMQLFLDIQEYGRNLSPLGVDAANIPAYRSLWQCVAPPDRQSIIKL from the exons ATGGTGGATTCCGTTCCAACTCCACCGCCGAGATCCGCCACGGATTTCTTCTCCGACCCTCTCGACTCCCACCCTCTTTGGTTCAAACCTAACCTCTTCCTTTCCCCAACTTTCGACTCTGAATCCTACATCTCTGAGCTCCGTACCTTTGTCCCCTTCGACACGCTTCGCTCAGAGCTCCAGGCTCACCTTTCCTCCCTCAACCACGAGCTTATTGACCTTATCAATCGTGACTATGCTGATTTCGTCAATCTCAGTACCAAGCTTGTCGATGTCGACGCTGCCGTGGTGCGCATGCGAGCCCCGTTACTGGAGCTCCGGGAGAAGATTGAGGGATTTCGAGGAAGCGTGGATTCGTCGCTTGTAGCTTTGAGGAATGGATTGCAGCAGAGATCGGAAGCGGCTGCTGCTAGAGAGGTTCTAGAGCTGTTACTGGATACATTTCATGTTGTCTCGAAG GTTGAAAAACTTATAAAAGAATTACCAAGTGTTCCTGCTGACTGGTCAAATGGAGATTTAAGTTCAAATATGAAGAATGCTATGAGCAATGACACTTCCTTACAATCCATTGAGAATGGATCAAATATCAGGGAGACTCAAAGCATGCTTTTAGAGAGAATTGCCAGTGAGATGAATCGGTTGAAGTTCTACATTGCTCACACACAG AACCTTCCCTTCATTGAGAATATGGAGAAGAGGATTCAAAGTGCAAGCCTTTTGTTAGATGCAAGTTTGGGACATTGTTTTGTAGATGGGCTGGAACATCGAGATGAAAATGCAATTTACAATTGCTTACGAGCATATGCCGCCATCGATAATACCAAAAGTGCAGAAGAGATTTTTCGCACAACCATTGTAGCTCCACTAATACAAAAAATTATATCACAAGGATCGTCAGGAATGGTTTCTGCAGCATCTGGGGATGGACTAGCAGATGATTATCGCCAATTTAAACAATGCATTGTGAAAGACTGTAAATTCCTTCTGGAAATTTCATCGACAG AGAATTCAGGTTTGCATGTATTTGATTTCCTGGCCAACTCAATCTTGAAAGAGGTTCTTTCAGCAATCCAAAAGGGAAAGCCAGGTGCTTTTTCGCCTGGAAGACCGACTGAATTTTTGATGAATTACAACTCAAGCCTAGATTTCTTGGCTCATCTTGAAG GCTATTGTTCATCCAGATCTGCTGTGGCTAAATTTCGAGCAGAACCTGTGTATGTTGAGTTCATGAAGCAGTGGAATGTTGGAGTTTATTTCTCTTTAAG ATTTCAGGAAATAGCAGGGGCTCTGGATTCTGCACTTGCTGCAAGCAGTCTTGTTCCTGTTCAGAATTCAGAATCTGCTCAAGGGAATTTAGGAGGGCTAACATTAAAACAAAGTGCCACTCTTTTAGAGAGCTTGAGATCTTGTTGGAGAGAAGATGTTCTCATCCTTTCATGCTCTGACAAGTTTCTTCGCTTGTCTTTACAGCTTCTTGCTAG ATATTCAAACTGGTTATCATCTGGACTGGCTGCTCGGAAGTCCAACAGTTCACGCTCCAATTCGGGATTTGAATGGGCTGTTTCAGCTGCGCCTGATGATTTTATTTAT GTAATTCATGACTTAACTTGTCTGGCAACAGAGGTATGTGGAGATTACCTGGATCATGTCCTTCAGCTTTTGTCTTCCTGTTCAGGTGACATTCTTGGTCTAGTAAAACAAAGCATTTTGCAAGGTGGGAAATCGTTAAATGATTTAGCACCTCTTGCTATCAACGCAATCGTAGAAGCACTAGTTGAAAAGGCTGTTGAG GACTTGAGACAAGTGAAGGGAATAACTGCAACCTATAGGATGACTAATAAGCCTCTTCCTGTCAGACATTCACCGTATGTTACAGGGGTATTACGACCTTTAAAG GCTTTTCTAGAAGGGGAGCGAGCTACGGCATATTTAACAAAAGAAACTAGCAACGCGTTACTGCTTGGTGCTGCGACTGAGATTACTGGTCGTTATTATGAATTAGCTGCTGAACTTGTCAGCGTG GCTAGAAAAACAGAATCTTCACTTCAGAGAATACGGCAGGGTGCACAAAGACGAGCTGGTGCAAGCTCAGATGTATCAGACCACAGTTTTTCGGACACCGACAAGATATGCATGCAATTGTTCCTCGATATCCAG GAGTATGGGCGGAATCTCTCACCGCTAGGCGTGGATGCAGCTAATATTCCCGCTTATCGTTCGTTATGGCAGTGTGTTGCTCCTCCAGATAGGCAAAGTATAATTAAGTTGTGA
- the LOC136228766 gene encoding uncharacterized protein — MTKFRKLGRPTGHRMAMLRTMVSQLVKHERIETTVAKAKEIRRLADNMVQLGKEGSLSAARRAAGFVRGDDVLHKLFTELAYRYKDRAGGYTRLLRTRIRVGDAAPMAYIEFIDRENELRQSKPPVPQPPQREPLDPWTKSRLSKQFAPPKEERSSDPEI; from the exons ATGACGAAATTCAGAAAGCTGGGTCGACCCACGGGTCACCGTATGGCTATGCTTAG AACAATGGTCTCTCAATTAGTGAAGCATGAACGAATTGAAACCACTGTTGCCAAG GCCAAAGAGATTCGACGACTTGCTGATAATATGGTACAGCTTGGAAAAGAG GGCTCCCTTTCTGCTGCAAGGCGTGCAGCTGGTTTTGTGAGGGGGGATGATGTCCTTCATAAGCTATTCACAGAATTGGCTTATCGTTACAA GGACAGAGCAGGTGGTTACACGAGACTACTTAGAACCCGTATAAGAGTTGGTGATGCTGCACCAATGGCCTACATCGA GTTTATTGACAGAGAAAATGAGCTTAGGCAGTCGAAACCTCCGGTGCCTCAACCACCACAAAGAGAACCTCTGGATCCATGGACAAAATCCAGGCTTAGCAAACAGTTTGCACCTcctaaagaagaaagaagttcTGATCCTGAGATTTGA